A single window of Oncorhynchus keta strain PuntledgeMale-10-30-2019 chromosome 34, Oket_V2, whole genome shotgun sequence DNA harbors:
- the iffo1b gene encoding non-homologous end joining factor IFFO1 isoform X1: protein MPDLQRFSFPYHSMNPLLEANSLLQHQQQQNQGGQSHPDSPSGLLPESVFGSLDPTSFFLGDHPGLGSETQPGFDFTTPSQAYLHLNHSYHRSVPQPPAAMALRNDLGSNISVLKTLNLRFRCFLAKVHELERRNKILEKQLQQALDAKNSCDGGCSESARRAHTQETGVQTGFVGTIPLRPGSLPFQNTNNSARRPTTLFTPALNTVFTLESNNKAGTNPTEPNQNPTITVSQSTPTIDSPAGSNSITNGKTVFSTGTGTPTNPPPRFLPGTIWSYNHTRKLGSGVETRVTSPGVSWVQPDGVGVQIDTITPEIRALYNVLAKVKRERDEYKRRWEEEYTVRVDMQQKMEDLQEDLQESEGCQDELAVRVQQLKSELVLFKGLMSNNMSDLDSKIQEKAMKVDMDICRRIDITARLCDLAQQRNCEDVIQMYQVPNTQSAINCRPRKQTPLSVNSSEGDETISTSESDGGLPREEELCGSSANQINEEMQRMLNQLRECEFEDDCDSLAWEETEETLLLWEDFPGCTLAPETTHQPGEQEDQCLEKVINDTEDLFKSREKEYQETIDQIEYDLATAKSDMNRHLHEYMEMCSMKRGLDVQMETCRRLITQSGDSKPGSPVAVAGEESVDQAEKEGTTASPPLSNSPPRS from the exons ATGCCAGATCTGCAGCGCTTTAGTTTTCCATACCATAGTATGAATCCTTTGTTAGAGGCGAACTCGCTTCTCCAACATCAACAGCAGCAGAACCAAGGAGGACAGAGTCATCCGGATTCCCCCTCAGGTCTTCTGCCCGAATCCGTCTTCGGCTCGCTCGACCCGACGTCTTTCTTCCTGGGCGACCATCCCGGACTGGGCTCGGAGACTCAGCCAGGGTTCGATTTCACCACACCCTCACAAGCTTACCTGCATCTAAACCACTCTTATCACCGGTCTGTGCCCCAACCTCCTGCAGCGATGGCCCTGAGGAACGACCTGGGCTCCAATATCAGTGTCCTAAAGACTCTGAACTTACGGTTCCGATGCTTTCTGGCCAAAGTGCATGAACTTGAGCGAAGAAATAAGATTTTGGAGAAACAACTACAACAGGCGTTGGATGCGAAGAACAGCTGTGATGGGGGTTGTTCTGAAAGCGCTAGACGGGCCCATACCCAAGAAACAGGTGTACAGACCGGGTTTGTGGGAACTATCCCTCTCAGGCCCGGGTCACTCCCGTTCCAAAACACCAACAACTCCGCGAGACGACCCACTACCCTCTTCACACCTGCCCTCAACACTGTCTTCACGCTTGAGTCCAACAACAAAGCTGGAACAAACCCCACCGAGCCGAATCAGAATCCGACCATCACGGTAAGCCAATCAACCCCAACAATCGACTCTCCAGCCGGGTCCAATTCAATCACCAACGGGAAAACGGTTTTTAGTACAGGCACTGGAACCCCCACCAACCCGCCTCCCCGGTTCCTCCCCGGTACTATCTGGTCCTACAACCATACCCGCAAGCTCGGTTCTGGCGTGGAGACGCGCGTCACCAGCCCCGGTGTGTCCTGGGTCCAGCCGGACGGGGTCGGGGTCCAGATTGATACCATTACCCCGGAGATCAGAGCCCTGTACAACGTCCTGGCCAAAgtcaagagggagagagacgagtaCAAACGCAG GTGGGAGGAGGAGTACACTGTCAGAGTGGACATGCAGCAGAAGATGGAAGACCTACAGGAg GACCTCCAGGAGAGCGAGGGCTGTCAGGATGAGTTGGCTGTCAGAGTGCAGCAGCTGAAGTCTGAACTGGTGCTCTTCAAAGGCCTCATGAGCAAC AACATGTCTGATCTGGACAGTAAGATCCAGGAGAAGGCCATGAAGGTGGACATGGACATCTGTAGACGCATCGACATCACGGCTCGCCTGTGTGACTTGGCCCAGCAGAGGAACTGTGAGGATGTCATCCAGATGTATCag GTCCCTAACACCCAGTCTGCCATCAACTGTCGCCCCCGGAAACAGACCCCGCTGTCCGTCAACAGTAGTGAGGGTGATGAGACTATCAGCACCTCGGAGAGCGATGGGGGCCTGCCCAGAGAGGAGGAACTCTGTGGCTCGTCAGCCAATCAGATCAATGAGGAAATGCAGAGGATGCTCAACCAGCT GCGGGAGTGTGAGTTTGAAGATGACTGTGACAGCTTGGcctgggaggagacagaggagactctGCTGCTGTGGGAGGACTTCCCAGGATGCACTCTGGCTCCAGAGACCACCCACCAGCCAGGAGAG caggAAGACCAGTGTCTGGAGAAGGTGATTAATGACACTGAGGACTTATTCAAATCCAGGGAGAAAGAATACCAAGAGACCATCGACCAGATTGAG TATGACTTGGCTACAGCTAAGAGTGATATGAACCGTCACCTACATGAATACATGGAGATGTGTTCTATGAAGAGAGGCCTGGATGTGCAGATGGAGACCTGCAGGAGACTCATCACCCAGAGTGGGGACAG TAAGCCTGGCTCTCCTGTGGCTGTGGCTGGTGAGGAGAGCGTTGACCAGGCTGAGAAGGAAGGGACAACAGCGTCGcctcctctctccaactctcctccCAGATCATGA
- the iffo1b gene encoding non-homologous end joining factor IFFO1 isoform X3 encodes MPDLQRFSFPYHSMNPLLEANSLLQHQQQQNQGGQSHPDSPSGLLPESVFGSLDPTSFFLGDHPGLGSETQPGFDFTTPSQAYLHLNHSYHRSVPQPPAAMALRNDLGSNISVLKTLNLRFRCFLAKVHELERRNKILEKQLQQALDAKNSCDGGCSESARRAHTQETGVQTGFVGTIPLRPGSLPFQNTNNSARRPTTLFTPALNTVFTLESNNKAGTNPTEPNQNPTITVSQSTPTIDSPAGSNSITNGKTVFSTGTGTPTNPPPRFLPGTIWSYNHTRKLGSGVETRVTSPGVSWVQPDGVGVQIDTITPEIRALYNVLAKVKRERDEYKRRWEEEYTVRVDMQQKMEDLQEDLQESEGCQDELAVRVQQLKSELVLFKGLMSNNMSDLDSKIQEKAMKVDMDICRRIDITARLCDLAQQRNCEDVIQMYQVPNTQSAINCRPRKQTPLSVNSSEGDETISTSESDGGLPREEELCGSSANQINEEMQRMLNQLRECEFEDDCDSLAWEETEETLLLWEDFPGCTLAPETTHQPGEQEDQCLEKVINDTEDLFKSREKEYQETIDQIEYDLATAKSDVFLPSMTWLQLRVMCFSPV; translated from the exons ATGCCAGATCTGCAGCGCTTTAGTTTTCCATACCATAGTATGAATCCTTTGTTAGAGGCGAACTCGCTTCTCCAACATCAACAGCAGCAGAACCAAGGAGGACAGAGTCATCCGGATTCCCCCTCAGGTCTTCTGCCCGAATCCGTCTTCGGCTCGCTCGACCCGACGTCTTTCTTCCTGGGCGACCATCCCGGACTGGGCTCGGAGACTCAGCCAGGGTTCGATTTCACCACACCCTCACAAGCTTACCTGCATCTAAACCACTCTTATCACCGGTCTGTGCCCCAACCTCCTGCAGCGATGGCCCTGAGGAACGACCTGGGCTCCAATATCAGTGTCCTAAAGACTCTGAACTTACGGTTCCGATGCTTTCTGGCCAAAGTGCATGAACTTGAGCGAAGAAATAAGATTTTGGAGAAACAACTACAACAGGCGTTGGATGCGAAGAACAGCTGTGATGGGGGTTGTTCTGAAAGCGCTAGACGGGCCCATACCCAAGAAACAGGTGTACAGACCGGGTTTGTGGGAACTATCCCTCTCAGGCCCGGGTCACTCCCGTTCCAAAACACCAACAACTCCGCGAGACGACCCACTACCCTCTTCACACCTGCCCTCAACACTGTCTTCACGCTTGAGTCCAACAACAAAGCTGGAACAAACCCCACCGAGCCGAATCAGAATCCGACCATCACGGTAAGCCAATCAACCCCAACAATCGACTCTCCAGCCGGGTCCAATTCAATCACCAACGGGAAAACGGTTTTTAGTACAGGCACTGGAACCCCCACCAACCCGCCTCCCCGGTTCCTCCCCGGTACTATCTGGTCCTACAACCATACCCGCAAGCTCGGTTCTGGCGTGGAGACGCGCGTCACCAGCCCCGGTGTGTCCTGGGTCCAGCCGGACGGGGTCGGGGTCCAGATTGATACCATTACCCCGGAGATCAGAGCCCTGTACAACGTCCTGGCCAAAgtcaagagggagagagacgagtaCAAACGCAG GTGGGAGGAGGAGTACACTGTCAGAGTGGACATGCAGCAGAAGATGGAAGACCTACAGGAg GACCTCCAGGAGAGCGAGGGCTGTCAGGATGAGTTGGCTGTCAGAGTGCAGCAGCTGAAGTCTGAACTGGTGCTCTTCAAAGGCCTCATGAGCAAC AACATGTCTGATCTGGACAGTAAGATCCAGGAGAAGGCCATGAAGGTGGACATGGACATCTGTAGACGCATCGACATCACGGCTCGCCTGTGTGACTTGGCCCAGCAGAGGAACTGTGAGGATGTCATCCAGATGTATCag GTCCCTAACACCCAGTCTGCCATCAACTGTCGCCCCCGGAAACAGACCCCGCTGTCCGTCAACAGTAGTGAGGGTGATGAGACTATCAGCACCTCGGAGAGCGATGGGGGCCTGCCCAGAGAGGAGGAACTCTGTGGCTCGTCAGCCAATCAGATCAATGAGGAAATGCAGAGGATGCTCAACCAGCT GCGGGAGTGTGAGTTTGAAGATGACTGTGACAGCTTGGcctgggaggagacagaggagactctGCTGCTGTGGGAGGACTTCCCAGGATGCACTCTGGCTCCAGAGACCACCCACCAGCCAGGAGAG caggAAGACCAGTGTCTGGAGAAGGTGATTAATGACACTGAGGACTTATTCAAATCCAGGGAGAAAGAATACCAAGAGACCATCGACCAGATTGAG TATGACTTGGCTACAGCTAAGAGTGATGTGTTTCTCCCCAGTATGACTTGGCTACAGCTAAGAGTGATGTGTTTCTCCCCAGTATGA
- the iffo1b gene encoding non-homologous end joining factor IFFO1 isoform X6, with protein MPDLQRFSFPYHSMNPLLEANSLLQHQQQQNQGGQSHPDSPSGLLPESVFGSLDPTSFFLGDHPGLGSETQPGFDFTTPSQAYLHLNHSYHRSVPQPPAAMALRNDLGSNISVLKTLNLRFRCFLAKVHELERRNKILEKQLQQALDAKNSCDGGCSESARRAHTQETGVQTGFVGTIPLRPGSLPFQNTNNSARRPTTLFTPALNTVFTLESNNKAGTNPTEPNQNPTITVSQSTPTIDSPAGSNSITNGKTVFSTGTGTPTNPPPRFLPGTIWSYNHTRKLGSGVETRVTSPGVSWVQPDGVGVQIDTITPEIRALYNVLAKVKRERDEYKRRWEEEYTVRVDMQQKMEDLQEDLQESEGCQDELAVRVQQLKSELVLFKGLMSNNMSDLDSKIQEKAMKVDMDICRRIDITARLCDLAQQRNCEDVIQMYQVPNTQSAINCRPRKQTPLSVNSSEGDETISTSESDGGLPREEELCGSSANQINEEMQRMLNQLRECEFEDDCDSLAWEETEETLLLWEDFPGCTLAPETTHQPGEEDQCLEKVINDTEDLFKSREKEYQETIDQIEYDLATAKSDVFLPSMTRLQLRVMCFSPV; from the exons ATGCCAGATCTGCAGCGCTTTAGTTTTCCATACCATAGTATGAATCCTTTGTTAGAGGCGAACTCGCTTCTCCAACATCAACAGCAGCAGAACCAAGGAGGACAGAGTCATCCGGATTCCCCCTCAGGTCTTCTGCCCGAATCCGTCTTCGGCTCGCTCGACCCGACGTCTTTCTTCCTGGGCGACCATCCCGGACTGGGCTCGGAGACTCAGCCAGGGTTCGATTTCACCACACCCTCACAAGCTTACCTGCATCTAAACCACTCTTATCACCGGTCTGTGCCCCAACCTCCTGCAGCGATGGCCCTGAGGAACGACCTGGGCTCCAATATCAGTGTCCTAAAGACTCTGAACTTACGGTTCCGATGCTTTCTGGCCAAAGTGCATGAACTTGAGCGAAGAAATAAGATTTTGGAGAAACAACTACAACAGGCGTTGGATGCGAAGAACAGCTGTGATGGGGGTTGTTCTGAAAGCGCTAGACGGGCCCATACCCAAGAAACAGGTGTACAGACCGGGTTTGTGGGAACTATCCCTCTCAGGCCCGGGTCACTCCCGTTCCAAAACACCAACAACTCCGCGAGACGACCCACTACCCTCTTCACACCTGCCCTCAACACTGTCTTCACGCTTGAGTCCAACAACAAAGCTGGAACAAACCCCACCGAGCCGAATCAGAATCCGACCATCACGGTAAGCCAATCAACCCCAACAATCGACTCTCCAGCCGGGTCCAATTCAATCACCAACGGGAAAACGGTTTTTAGTACAGGCACTGGAACCCCCACCAACCCGCCTCCCCGGTTCCTCCCCGGTACTATCTGGTCCTACAACCATACCCGCAAGCTCGGTTCTGGCGTGGAGACGCGCGTCACCAGCCCCGGTGTGTCCTGGGTCCAGCCGGACGGGGTCGGGGTCCAGATTGATACCATTACCCCGGAGATCAGAGCCCTGTACAACGTCCTGGCCAAAgtcaagagggagagagacgagtaCAAACGCAG GTGGGAGGAGGAGTACACTGTCAGAGTGGACATGCAGCAGAAGATGGAAGACCTACAGGAg GACCTCCAGGAGAGCGAGGGCTGTCAGGATGAGTTGGCTGTCAGAGTGCAGCAGCTGAAGTCTGAACTGGTGCTCTTCAAAGGCCTCATGAGCAAC AACATGTCTGATCTGGACAGTAAGATCCAGGAGAAGGCCATGAAGGTGGACATGGACATCTGTAGACGCATCGACATCACGGCTCGCCTGTGTGACTTGGCCCAGCAGAGGAACTGTGAGGATGTCATCCAGATGTATCag GTCCCTAACACCCAGTCTGCCATCAACTGTCGCCCCCGGAAACAGACCCCGCTGTCCGTCAACAGTAGTGAGGGTGATGAGACTATCAGCACCTCGGAGAGCGATGGGGGCCTGCCCAGAGAGGAGGAACTCTGTGGCTCGTCAGCCAATCAGATCAATGAGGAAATGCAGAGGATGCTCAACCAGCT GCGGGAGTGTGAGTTTGAAGATGACTGTGACAGCTTGGcctgggaggagacagaggagactctGCTGCTGTGGGAGGACTTCCCAGGATGCACTCTGGCTCCAGAGACCACCCACCAGCCAGGAGAG gAAGACCAGTGTCTGGAGAAGGTGATTAATGACACTGAGGACTTATTCAAATCCAGGGAGAAAGAATACCAAGAGACCATCGACCAGATTGAG TATGACTTGGCTACAGCTAAGAGTGATGTGTTTCTCCCCAGTATGACTCGGCTACAGCTAAGAGTGATGTGTTTCTCCCCAGTATGA
- the iffo1b gene encoding non-homologous end joining factor IFFO1 isoform X2 codes for MPDLQRFSFPYHSMNPLLEANSLLQHQQQQNQGGQSHPDSPSGLLPESVFGSLDPTSFFLGDHPGLGSETQPGFDFTTPSQAYLHLNHSYHRSVPQPPAAMALRNDLGSNISVLKTLNLRFRCFLAKVHELERRNKILEKQLQQALDAKNSCDGGCSESARRAHTQETGVQTGFVGTIPLRPGSLPFQNTNNSARRPTTLFTPALNTVFTLESNNKAGTNPTEPNQNPTITVSQSTPTIDSPAGSNSITNGKTVFSTGTGTPTNPPPRFLPGTIWSYNHTRKLGSGVETRVTSPGVSWVQPDGVGVQIDTITPEIRALYNVLAKVKRERDEYKRRWEEEYTVRVDMQQKMEDLQEDLQESEGCQDELAVRVQQLKSELVLFKGLMSNNMSDLDSKIQEKAMKVDMDICRRIDITARLCDLAQQRNCEDVIQMYQVPNTQSAINCRPRKQTPLSVNSSEGDETISTSESDGGLPREEELCGSSANQINEEMQRMLNQLRECEFEDDCDSLAWEETEETLLLWEDFPGCTLAPETTHQPGEEDQCLEKVINDTEDLFKSREKEYQETIDQIEYDLATAKSDMNRHLHEYMEMCSMKRGLDVQMETCRRLITQSGDSKPGSPVAVAGEESVDQAEKEGTTASPPLSNSPPRS; via the exons ATGCCAGATCTGCAGCGCTTTAGTTTTCCATACCATAGTATGAATCCTTTGTTAGAGGCGAACTCGCTTCTCCAACATCAACAGCAGCAGAACCAAGGAGGACAGAGTCATCCGGATTCCCCCTCAGGTCTTCTGCCCGAATCCGTCTTCGGCTCGCTCGACCCGACGTCTTTCTTCCTGGGCGACCATCCCGGACTGGGCTCGGAGACTCAGCCAGGGTTCGATTTCACCACACCCTCACAAGCTTACCTGCATCTAAACCACTCTTATCACCGGTCTGTGCCCCAACCTCCTGCAGCGATGGCCCTGAGGAACGACCTGGGCTCCAATATCAGTGTCCTAAAGACTCTGAACTTACGGTTCCGATGCTTTCTGGCCAAAGTGCATGAACTTGAGCGAAGAAATAAGATTTTGGAGAAACAACTACAACAGGCGTTGGATGCGAAGAACAGCTGTGATGGGGGTTGTTCTGAAAGCGCTAGACGGGCCCATACCCAAGAAACAGGTGTACAGACCGGGTTTGTGGGAACTATCCCTCTCAGGCCCGGGTCACTCCCGTTCCAAAACACCAACAACTCCGCGAGACGACCCACTACCCTCTTCACACCTGCCCTCAACACTGTCTTCACGCTTGAGTCCAACAACAAAGCTGGAACAAACCCCACCGAGCCGAATCAGAATCCGACCATCACGGTAAGCCAATCAACCCCAACAATCGACTCTCCAGCCGGGTCCAATTCAATCACCAACGGGAAAACGGTTTTTAGTACAGGCACTGGAACCCCCACCAACCCGCCTCCCCGGTTCCTCCCCGGTACTATCTGGTCCTACAACCATACCCGCAAGCTCGGTTCTGGCGTGGAGACGCGCGTCACCAGCCCCGGTGTGTCCTGGGTCCAGCCGGACGGGGTCGGGGTCCAGATTGATACCATTACCCCGGAGATCAGAGCCCTGTACAACGTCCTGGCCAAAgtcaagagggagagagacgagtaCAAACGCAG GTGGGAGGAGGAGTACACTGTCAGAGTGGACATGCAGCAGAAGATGGAAGACCTACAGGAg GACCTCCAGGAGAGCGAGGGCTGTCAGGATGAGTTGGCTGTCAGAGTGCAGCAGCTGAAGTCTGAACTGGTGCTCTTCAAAGGCCTCATGAGCAAC AACATGTCTGATCTGGACAGTAAGATCCAGGAGAAGGCCATGAAGGTGGACATGGACATCTGTAGACGCATCGACATCACGGCTCGCCTGTGTGACTTGGCCCAGCAGAGGAACTGTGAGGATGTCATCCAGATGTATCag GTCCCTAACACCCAGTCTGCCATCAACTGTCGCCCCCGGAAACAGACCCCGCTGTCCGTCAACAGTAGTGAGGGTGATGAGACTATCAGCACCTCGGAGAGCGATGGGGGCCTGCCCAGAGAGGAGGAACTCTGTGGCTCGTCAGCCAATCAGATCAATGAGGAAATGCAGAGGATGCTCAACCAGCT GCGGGAGTGTGAGTTTGAAGATGACTGTGACAGCTTGGcctgggaggagacagaggagactctGCTGCTGTGGGAGGACTTCCCAGGATGCACTCTGGCTCCAGAGACCACCCACCAGCCAGGAGAG gAAGACCAGTGTCTGGAGAAGGTGATTAATGACACTGAGGACTTATTCAAATCCAGGGAGAAAGAATACCAAGAGACCATCGACCAGATTGAG TATGACTTGGCTACAGCTAAGAGTGATATGAACCGTCACCTACATGAATACATGGAGATGTGTTCTATGAAGAGAGGCCTGGATGTGCAGATGGAGACCTGCAGGAGACTCATCACCCAGAGTGGGGACAG TAAGCCTGGCTCTCCTGTGGCTGTGGCTGGTGAGGAGAGCGTTGACCAGGCTGAGAAGGAAGGGACAACAGCGTCGcctcctctctccaactctcctccCAGATCATGA
- the iffo1b gene encoding non-homologous end joining factor IFFO1 isoform X5: MPDLQRFSFPYHSMNPLLEANSLLQHQQQQNQGGQSHPDSPSGLLPESVFGSLDPTSFFLGDHPGLGSETQPGFDFTTPSQAYLHLNHSYHRSVPQPPAAMALRNDLGSNISVLKTLNLRFRCFLAKVHELERRNKILEKQLQQALDAKNSCDGGCSESARRAHTQETGVQTGFVGTIPLRPGSLPFQNTNNSARRPTTLFTPALNTVFTLESNNKAGTNPTEPNQNPTITVSQSTPTIDSPAGSNSITNGKTVFSTGTGTPTNPPPRFLPGTIWSYNHTRKLGSGVETRVTSPGVSWVQPDGVGVQIDTITPEIRALYNVLAKVKRERDEYKRRWEEEYTVRVDMQQKMEDLQEDLQESEGCQDELAVRVQQLKSELVLFKGLMSNNMSDLDSKIQEKAMKVDMDICRRIDITARLCDLAQQRNCEDVIQMYQVPNTQSAINCRPRKQTPLSVNSSEGDETISTSESDGGLPREEELCGSSANQINEEMQRMLNQLRECEFEDDCDSLAWEETEETLLLWEDFPGCTLAPETTHQPGEEDQCLEKVINDTEDLFKSREKEYQETIDQIEYDLATAKSDVFLPSMTWLQLRVMCFSPV; this comes from the exons ATGCCAGATCTGCAGCGCTTTAGTTTTCCATACCATAGTATGAATCCTTTGTTAGAGGCGAACTCGCTTCTCCAACATCAACAGCAGCAGAACCAAGGAGGACAGAGTCATCCGGATTCCCCCTCAGGTCTTCTGCCCGAATCCGTCTTCGGCTCGCTCGACCCGACGTCTTTCTTCCTGGGCGACCATCCCGGACTGGGCTCGGAGACTCAGCCAGGGTTCGATTTCACCACACCCTCACAAGCTTACCTGCATCTAAACCACTCTTATCACCGGTCTGTGCCCCAACCTCCTGCAGCGATGGCCCTGAGGAACGACCTGGGCTCCAATATCAGTGTCCTAAAGACTCTGAACTTACGGTTCCGATGCTTTCTGGCCAAAGTGCATGAACTTGAGCGAAGAAATAAGATTTTGGAGAAACAACTACAACAGGCGTTGGATGCGAAGAACAGCTGTGATGGGGGTTGTTCTGAAAGCGCTAGACGGGCCCATACCCAAGAAACAGGTGTACAGACCGGGTTTGTGGGAACTATCCCTCTCAGGCCCGGGTCACTCCCGTTCCAAAACACCAACAACTCCGCGAGACGACCCACTACCCTCTTCACACCTGCCCTCAACACTGTCTTCACGCTTGAGTCCAACAACAAAGCTGGAACAAACCCCACCGAGCCGAATCAGAATCCGACCATCACGGTAAGCCAATCAACCCCAACAATCGACTCTCCAGCCGGGTCCAATTCAATCACCAACGGGAAAACGGTTTTTAGTACAGGCACTGGAACCCCCACCAACCCGCCTCCCCGGTTCCTCCCCGGTACTATCTGGTCCTACAACCATACCCGCAAGCTCGGTTCTGGCGTGGAGACGCGCGTCACCAGCCCCGGTGTGTCCTGGGTCCAGCCGGACGGGGTCGGGGTCCAGATTGATACCATTACCCCGGAGATCAGAGCCCTGTACAACGTCCTGGCCAAAgtcaagagggagagagacgagtaCAAACGCAG GTGGGAGGAGGAGTACACTGTCAGAGTGGACATGCAGCAGAAGATGGAAGACCTACAGGAg GACCTCCAGGAGAGCGAGGGCTGTCAGGATGAGTTGGCTGTCAGAGTGCAGCAGCTGAAGTCTGAACTGGTGCTCTTCAAAGGCCTCATGAGCAAC AACATGTCTGATCTGGACAGTAAGATCCAGGAGAAGGCCATGAAGGTGGACATGGACATCTGTAGACGCATCGACATCACGGCTCGCCTGTGTGACTTGGCCCAGCAGAGGAACTGTGAGGATGTCATCCAGATGTATCag GTCCCTAACACCCAGTCTGCCATCAACTGTCGCCCCCGGAAACAGACCCCGCTGTCCGTCAACAGTAGTGAGGGTGATGAGACTATCAGCACCTCGGAGAGCGATGGGGGCCTGCCCAGAGAGGAGGAACTCTGTGGCTCGTCAGCCAATCAGATCAATGAGGAAATGCAGAGGATGCTCAACCAGCT GCGGGAGTGTGAGTTTGAAGATGACTGTGACAGCTTGGcctgggaggagacagaggagactctGCTGCTGTGGGAGGACTTCCCAGGATGCACTCTGGCTCCAGAGACCACCCACCAGCCAGGAGAG gAAGACCAGTGTCTGGAGAAGGTGATTAATGACACTGAGGACTTATTCAAATCCAGGGAGAAAGAATACCAAGAGACCATCGACCAGATTGAG TATGACTTGGCTACAGCTAAGAGTGATGTGTTTCTCCCCAGTATGACTTGGCTACAGCTAAGAGTGATGTGTTTCTCCCCAGTATGA